Proteins encoded within one genomic window of uncultured Desulfobacter sp.:
- the glk gene encoding glucokinase: MNHPVFLAADIGATKTNICLYTFPGRLVANSPLVQFRTADFSGIEALIPNFLSGRKVDLSFCVFGVPGPVYNGRAQITNLPWVLDEKKIQRDLNLTTVRLVNDLEATAYALPELKSKDIFTLSAGKKESKGNKAIIAPGSGLGESFLIWDGVTYNSFASEGGHGDFAPNSKIECDLFAYLQKKYGHVSYERVCSGQGIYNIYRFFKDQKYEKEPIWLTKEFESAGKDPVPVIIKTALNTGKQCRICVKTITLFAAILGAEAGNLGLRMLARGGVYLGGGLPERVLSFLKEKAFLQAFYHKGRMSSLIKEIPLHVITTPKAGLIGAAHYGVAHFLPDCQKDKFTVVKAVPEVT; encoded by the coding sequence CAAAACAAATATATGCCTGTACACGTTTCCCGGGCGTTTGGTTGCTAACTCACCACTGGTTCAATTCAGAACGGCTGATTTTTCAGGCATTGAAGCATTGATTCCCAATTTTTTATCCGGCCGGAAGGTCGATCTAAGTTTTTGTGTGTTTGGGGTTCCCGGTCCCGTTTATAACGGCAGGGCTCAAATAACCAACCTTCCATGGGTATTGGATGAAAAAAAAATACAGAGGGATTTGAATCTAACGACGGTTAGGCTCGTCAATGATCTTGAGGCCACCGCCTATGCGTTGCCCGAGCTTAAATCCAAAGACATTTTTACGCTGAGTGCCGGAAAAAAAGAGAGTAAGGGAAACAAGGCGATCATTGCACCGGGTTCAGGCCTTGGCGAATCTTTTTTAATATGGGATGGAGTGACTTACAACTCCTTTGCCTCCGAAGGCGGCCATGGTGATTTTGCCCCCAATAGCAAGATCGAGTGCGATCTGTTTGCGTATTTACAAAAAAAATACGGCCATGTTAGTTACGAAAGAGTCTGTTCGGGACAAGGCATCTATAATATTTACCGATTTTTCAAAGACCAAAAGTATGAAAAAGAGCCAATCTGGCTGACCAAAGAATTCGAATCCGCAGGAAAGGACCCGGTTCCGGTGATCATAAAGACCGCCCTTAATACGGGTAAACAATGCCGGATATGTGTGAAAACCATCACTCTTTTCGCAGCTATTTTAGGAGCGGAAGCCGGAAATCTTGGATTGCGGATGTTGGCCAGGGGAGGCGTCTATCTGGGTGGGGGACTTCCTGAAAGGGTGTTGTCTTTTTTAAAGGAAAAAGCGTTCCTGCAGGCTTTTTATCATAAGGGGCGAATGAGCAGCCTGATAAAAGAAATCCCGCTGCATGTGATTACAACCCCTAAAGCCGGTCTCATTGGAGCTGCCCATTATGGAGTTGCACATTTCTTGCCTGATTGTCAAAAAGATAAATTCA